The Vidua macroura isolate BioBank_ID:100142 chromosome 11, ASM2450914v1, whole genome shotgun sequence genome includes a region encoding these proteins:
- the SLC38A7 gene encoding sodium-coupled neutral amino acid transporter 7 encodes MAQGTGSINSDYKDWEWSDDAGERARLLQSPSVETVPKNPESQGNSLGATSALGAVFIVVNAALGAGLLNFPAAFSMAGGVAAGITLQMCMLIFIIGGLVILAYCSQASNERTYQEVVWAVCGKVPGVLCEVAIAVYTFGTCIAFLIIIGDQEDKIIAALVKEPEEVGSSRWYTDRKFTISITAFLLILPLSIPKEIGFQKYASSLSVIGTWYVTAVIIIKYIWPDKELVPVEIPTSPSTWTAIFNAMPTICFGFQCHVSSVPVFNSMKQPEVKTWGAVVTAAMVIALFVYTGTGICGFLTFGAGVEQDVLMSYPSNDIPVALARAFIILCVLTSYPILHFCGRAVLEGLWLRYTGVTVEEDVVRERRRRLLQTISWFLLTLLLALFIPDIGKVISVIGGLAACFIFVFPGLCLIQAKLSEIQETRAISWWAQVSYGVFMVTLGAFIFGQTTANAIFVDLTA; translated from the exons ATGGctcagggcactgggagcatCAACAGTGACTACAAGGATTGGGAGTGGAGCGACGATGCTGGTGAACGGGccaggctcctgcagagccctAGTGTGGAGACAGTGCCCAAAAATCCAGAGAGCCAAGGAAACAGTTTGGGGGCCACatcagctctgggagctgtcTTCATTGTGGTCAACGCTGCCCTCGGCGCTGGGCTGCTCAACTtccctgctgccttcagcaTGGCTGGTGGCGTGGCTGCAGGCATCACCCTACAGATG TGCATGCTGATCTTCATCATCGGAGGCTTGGTCATCCTGGCATACTGCTCACAGGCCAGCAACGAGCGCACCTACCAGGAGGTTGTGTGGGCCGTCTGTGGGAAGGTGCCTGGTGTGCTGTGCGAGGTGGCCATCGCTGTCTACACCTTTGGCACCTGCATCGCCTTCCTCATCATCATTGGAGACCAGGAGGACAAGA TCATTGCTGCTCTGGTGAAGGAGCCTGAGGAAGTTGGGAGCAGCCGCTGGTACACAGACCGCAAGTTCACCATCAGCATCACTGCCTTCCTGCTCATCCTGCCCCTCTCCATCCCCAAAGAGATTGGCTTCCAAAAATATGCCAG CTCCCTCAGTGTGATTGGCACATGGTATGTCACAGCAGTCATTATCATCAAGTACATCTGGCCTGACAAGGAGCTGGTGCCTGTGGAGATCCCCACCAG cccctccaCCTGGACAGCTATCTTCAATGCCATGCCCACCATCTGCTTTGGCTTCCAG tgccacgTGAGCAGTGTGCCCGTCTTTAACAGCATGAAGCAGCCAGAGGTGAAGACCTGGGGGGCAGTGGTGACAGCAGCCATGGTGATTGCTCTCTTTGTCTACACAGGCACTG GCATCTGTGGCTTCCTAACCTTTGGAGCTGGCGTGGAGCAGGATGTCTTGATGTCCTACCCCTCCAATGACATCCCTGTTGCCCTCGCCCGGGCTTTCATCATCCTCTGTGTGCTGACATCCTACCCCATCCTGCACTTCTGTGGCCG GGCTGTCTTGGAGGGTCTCTGGCTCCGCTATACCGGGGTAACAGTGGAGGAGGACGTGGTTCGGGAGCGGAGGAGACGCCTGCTTCAGACCATCAGCTGGTTCCTCCTGACGCTCCTTCTGGCTCTTTTCATCCCTGATATTGGCAAAGTCATCTCTGTCATTGGGGGCTTGGCCGCCTGCTTCATCTTTGTCTTCCCAG GGCTCTGCCTGATTCAAGCCAAGCTCTCCGAGATCCAAGAAACCAGGGCAATCAG CTGGTGGGCCCAGGTCAGCTACGGGGTGTTCATGGTCACCCTTGGAGCCTTCATCTTTGGACAGACCACTGCCAATGCCATCTTTGTGGATCTTACAGCCTGA